DNA from Hwangdonia lutea:
TATGGCGCAGTGCAAAAGCTTTTGTATTCATTGAAAGAATTTTGAATATATAAAATGCAAAAATACGTAATTAAAAGGATGGATAAATGCTTAAAATCGAAAGTTTTTAACCATTTAAAAACGTTATTAACACTTTGCTTATTTTTGTAAAATGAAGCTGGTAAAGCAACTTTTTAATTTTTACCTGAATAGTAGTATTCATGTGGCATTATCGGTATTTTCGTTAACATGGATTACCTTAATTGAGCACAAGGCTGTGTATGACAACCAAGTGTTGCGCTTTGTGTTTTTTGCTAGCATTGTTGGCTATAATTTTGTTAAGTATTTTGGACTTGCAAAACTACATCACAGAAGTTTGGTGTTTCCAAAAGCTATTAGGAGGTTAAAAGCTATTGAAATATTTTCGTTTTTCTGCTTTATTTTAATGTGCTATTATGCATTTCAGTTAGAAAAAAACACACTAATTTGTATCGCTGTTTTTGGGGCGATAACCTTTTTGTATGCCATTCCCTTTTTACCCAAACACCTGTTTTTAGATAAACAGCAAAACCTAAGAAGTATTGGGGGTTTAAAAATTTATTTAATAGCCTTGGTTTGGGCCGGTGTAACCGTTTTTTTGCCATTAATAAATCAGCATTACACGATTGATTTTAATGTGATATTAACAGGGATTCAGCGTTATATTTTCATTATAGTTTTAATGATGCCTTTTGAAATTAGGGATTTGCAATACGATAGTTTGAAGCTTTCAACAATTCCACAAAAAATAGGAGTAAAACAGACTAAAACCATCGGGGTATTGCTATTGATTGTCTTCTTTTTTATTGAATTTTTTAAATATGAAATCGCTGCTTTAAATACAATTATGCTTTTAGTAATAACGGTAATTACAGGGTTTTTTTTGGTATTCTCTAAAGTAGAGCAGCAACCGTATTACAGTGCTTTTTGGGTAGAAGCTGTACCTATTTTATGGCTCGTACTTATGCTTTTAAATACCTAGTTTGTATGCTGATTTATAGCGTCGGTCAATTCTTTTTTCATAGATTCCTTACACTTTTTTTCCAAGCACTCTACTTTAGCTTCTTTTATTTTCTTGGTAAGTTTACTATTGTTTTTTGAGTATTTTCTACAGGCTCTGCAATATATTAAATGGATATTAAGTATAATCTTTTCCCATAATGTGGCCTCTTTGTATTGTGTTTTGTCACACACGTGGTTTGCCTCCTCGCAAGGCATCATAATCTTCATCTTCTTAGTACTCATATTAAAACCAATTATCTTTTAAGCAATCTGCCATAGCCGTACGTGCTCTATGAATGATTACCCAAAGGTTAGACGCTGTAATGTTTAGTTCATTACAAATAACTTCAGTTTCAAAACCCTGAATGGTTTTCATTTTAAAAACTTCAGCTTGTTTTGGTGGTAACTTGCCCAAACAGTTGTGTATCGCATTGCCTAATTCGGCATTTTGTAAGGTGTCTTCAGCTGTTTTATCAAAGGGGTCGGCAACGCGTTCTTCCAACCAATCGCCTTCGGTTTCAGAGTCGTCGTTATACGTAATGCGCACTTCTGCCTTTCCTTTTTTAGAATTTATTTTACGATAGTGATCTATAATTTTTCGTTTTAAAATTGAAATAAGCCAAGTGCGTTCGCTCGCTTCACCCTTAAAGTTTTTCATTGACTTTAAGGCCGCCAAAAAAGTATCCTGCACCAAGTCCTGAGCAATTTCTCGTTCGCTAACTCTGGTAATGGTGTAGTTAAATAAGTAGTCTGCGTATAAGTCAATCCACTTATTCGGATTTATTTGATGGTTGGGCATTATTGATGCAATTGTTTTTTTTGGATATCAAAAATAAGGTAAAAAAATGAATAATTAATTTTTAATTAAATCCTGTAAAGCATCTTTAATGTTTGCATATTTAAAAGTAAAGCCAGAATCTAATAATCTTTTTGGGATAACGTTTCTGCTTTTTAAAACCAATTCGGTTTCTGTTCCTATTAATTTTGCACCAAAGCTGAGTAACCATTTTGGGTGGGGTATTCCAATGGGCATTGTCATTATTTTTCGTAATGTTTTCATAAGCATTAAATTGTCTGTTGGTTTTGGAACAGATAAATTGAAATTTCCTTTTAAACTTTTACTCAGAATTAAAAATTCAACTGCTCTAGCAAAATCCAATTCGTGTATCCAACTTACTTTTTGATTGCCATGACCTTGTTTTCCACCTAATCCAAATTTGGTTAATTTTTTAAGCGGAATTAAAGCACCGCCATTTTTACCCAAAACAATCGAGGTTCTCAATGCTATTTTTCGGGTGTTAACATTTGAAATACCATAGAATGCTTCCTCCCAAGATTTAGCAATATTCATTGAAAAATCGTTCCCAATTTCTCCTTTATCTTCTGTCATTTCTTTGTATAATGAATGCTTATAAATGGTTGCAGTCGATGAATTAATCCAGATTTTTGGTGGATTTTCACAACGATTAATTGCTAACCCAAGAATATTTGTAGCATCTATTCTTGAATCGTAAATAAGTTTTTTATTCTTTTCATTATACCTACAATCAACAGATTTTCCTGTTAGGTTTATTAATACATCAGCATTTTCAAGCTCATTTATCCAATTACCTAAATGTTTAGCATTCCAAAATACATCGTTTTCTTTTTTAGGATGTCTTGTAAGTATTTTAATTTTATATCCTTTTGTGTTTAAATAATTTTCTAAAACCTGCCCCAAAAACCCGGTTCCTCCAGCGATAATAATTTTTTTCATTGTTTTTGAATTGAATAGGTTATATAAACAAAGTAGCTTGCAATTAGCATGGGAAGTATAAATAAAAACACTGTGGTTATCGTTTCGTTATTAGTAAAGTTTGTTTTAAAAAGAATAAGGATTACCAACAGATTGGTTAAAGCCGCTATCCAATAATTTGAAATGTGCCTTTTATTGATTCTGCTATGTTTAGTGACGTAAAGTGAAATGATTATGGCTATTACTAGTTGTGCTATACCAAGGATAATTTGGGCATATAAGCCAATAAAGAAGTAATATATAGTTATGTAAGGCACTATTGTAATTAAATAAAAGAAACAGTTAATGTAGTGTAGTATTTTCATTTTAATTATTTTAAACTTTCAGAAAATATTGAAAGTATGTTATAAATTTTTTATTTTATCAGTTTAAGTAATGATTTAGTAATCCAATTTTGTTCTTGGTTTACAATCTTGTTCATCATCGCATCTGCGGTTTCTGCTAAGTCGTGCAAGGCCTGGGTTTGTTTAATAAGTTCTTTAGTTTTTGCTGTGCCATCGTCTTTTATGGAGCTTACGTCTTTTAAAATTTTTATAACGGGTTTTATTTCTCTTCGGCTGCGTTCTTTTGCAATATGTCGCGCTAATTCTTGTACATCTTTTTCGGTTGAAAAATATTCTTTACGCTCTCCAGGAATTAATTCTTTGGTAACAATGCCCCAATCAATCAACTGACGAAGATTCATACTTGTGTTACCACGAGAAATTTTAAGATCTTCCATAATGTCTTCCATCGATAGTGGTTTAGTAGAAATAAAAAGCAACGCTTGTATTTGAGCCATGGCTTTATTTATGCCCCAAAGTGTGCCCAAACTACCCCAAGTACTTATAAATTTAATTTTGGCTTCTTCGTAATCCATATTACAAATATATAAATATTTTAAAACTTTCA
Protein-coding regions in this window:
- a CDS encoding TIGR01777 family oxidoreductase, producing the protein MKKIIIAGGTGFLGQVLENYLNTKGYKIKILTRHPKKENDVFWNAKHLGNWINELENADVLINLTGKSVDCRYNEKNKKLIYDSRIDATNILGLAINRCENPPKIWINSSTATIYKHSLYKEMTEDKGEIGNDFSMNIAKSWEEAFYGISNVNTRKIALRTSIVLGKNGGALIPLKKLTKFGLGGKQGHGNQKVSWIHELDFARAVEFLILSKSLKGNFNLSVPKPTDNLMLMKTLRKIMTMPIGIPHPKWLLSFGAKLIGTETELVLKSRNVIPKRLLDSGFTFKYANIKDALQDLIKN
- a CDS encoding GbsR/MarR family transcriptional regulator, whose translation is MDYEEAKIKFISTWGSLGTLWGINKAMAQIQALLFISTKPLSMEDIMEDLKISRGNTSMNLRQLIDWGIVTKELIPGERKEYFSTEKDVQELARHIAKERSRREIKPVIKILKDVSSIKDDGTAKTKELIKQTQALHDLAETADAMMNKIVNQEQNWITKSLLKLIK
- a CDS encoding sigma-70 family RNA polymerase sigma factor, coding for MPNHQINPNKWIDLYADYLFNYTITRVSEREIAQDLVQDTFLAALKSMKNFKGEASERTWLISILKRKIIDHYRKINSKKGKAEVRITYNDDSETEGDWLEERVADPFDKTAEDTLQNAELGNAIHNCLGKLPPKQAEVFKMKTIQGFETEVICNELNITASNLWVIIHRARTAMADCLKDNWF